In one Pueribacillus theae genomic region, the following are encoded:
- a CDS encoding cell wall elongation regulator TseB-like domain-containing protein, with product MKKWLFIFALLLIFVVIQSIYLYNRALEPINKAEKTAVNLAKEHYKLKKIEEVTYFNGEESFQIIQALDNNDENIIIWVPDKNTKNMVMKKKEDGLTEKQVKKFAVSELDIKKLKDIRLGMKQGKPAWEITFIDSEGRYSFYYLQFDGETWIENYRLKAV from the coding sequence ATGAAAAAATGGCTATTCATTTTTGCTCTTTTGCTTATTTTTGTTGTTATACAGAGTATTTATTTATATAATCGAGCTTTAGAACCAATTAACAAAGCAGAGAAAACTGCCGTAAATTTAGCAAAAGAGCACTATAAACTAAAAAAAATCGAAGAAGTTACATACTTTAATGGGGAAGAATCATTTCAAATCATCCAAGCTCTAGATAATAATGACGAAAATATTATTATTTGGGTTCCGGATAAAAACACAAAAAATATGGTAATGAAAAAAAAGGAAGACGGGCTTACCGAAAAACAAGTGAAAAAGTTCGCTGTTTCAGAGCTTGATATAAAAAAATTAAAAGACATACGCCTTGGTATGAAACAAGGAAAGCCGGCTTGGGAAATAACGTTTATAGATTCCGAAGGACGGTATAGTTTTTATTATCTACAATTTGACGGCGAGACTTGGATTGAGAACTATCGTTTAAAAGCGGTTTAG